A region from the Mycolicibacterium phlei genome encodes:
- a CDS encoding ABC transporter permease: protein MTRFLARRLANYIVLLVLASFLVFLLASWQFNPLETLESRNPRPPQEVIDAKRVELGLDKPVLTRYVDWAAGAIHGDFGVTISGQPVTDELWRRVGVSLRLLVIGSVVGTVIGVVAGAWGAIRQYRLSDRVVTVLSLLVISTPTFVLANLFILAALGVNNFLGVRLFEYTGETSPDAIGGAWNQFVDRVQHLVLPSMTLALGSIAVYSRYQRNAMLDVLGQDFIRTARAKGLTRRQALFKHGLRTALIPMATLFAYSVAGLVTGAVFTEKIFGWHGVGEWIVTGIGNQDINIVAAITVLSAVMILLAGLLSDVIYAALDPRVRS from the coding sequence ATGACGCGGTTCCTGGCGCGCCGGCTGGCGAACTACATCGTGCTACTGGTGCTGGCGTCGTTTCTGGTGTTCCTGCTGGCGTCCTGGCAGTTCAACCCGCTGGAGACCCTGGAGAGCCGCAACCCGCGCCCACCGCAGGAAGTCATCGACGCCAAACGCGTCGAGCTGGGGCTCGACAAGCCGGTGCTCACCCGCTACGTCGACTGGGCCGCCGGTGCGATCCACGGTGACTTCGGCGTCACCATCAGCGGCCAGCCGGTCACCGACGAGCTGTGGCGCCGCGTCGGGGTCAGCCTGCGGCTGCTGGTGATCGGGTCGGTGGTCGGCACCGTGATCGGCGTGGTCGCCGGCGCGTGGGGGGCGATCCGCCAGTACCGGCTCAGCGACCGCGTCGTCACCGTGCTGTCGCTGCTGGTGATCAGCACGCCGACCTTCGTGCTGGCCAACCTGTTCATCCTGGCCGCGCTCGGGGTGAACAACTTCCTCGGCGTGCGGCTGTTCGAGTACACCGGCGAGACGTCACCGGACGCCATCGGCGGCGCGTGGAACCAGTTCGTCGACCGGGTGCAGCACCTGGTGCTGCCGTCGATGACGCTGGCGCTCGGCTCGATCGCGGTCTACAGCCGCTACCAGCGCAACGCGATGCTCGACGTGCTCGGCCAGGACTTCATCCGCACCGCACGGGCCAAGGGGCTGACCCGGCGGCAGGCGCTGTTCAAACACGGGCTGCGCACCGCGCTGATCCCGATGGCCACGCTGTTCGCCTACAGCGTCGCCGGACTGGTCACCGGCGCGGTGTTCACCGAGAAGATCTTCGGCTGGCACGGCGTCGGCGAGTGGATCGTCACCGGGATCGGCAACCAGGACATCAACATCGTCGCCGCGATCACCGTGCTGTCGGCGGTGATGATCCTGCTGGCCGGGCTGCTGTCCGACGTGATCTACGCCGCGCTGGACCCGAGGGTGAGGTCATGA
- a CDS encoding ABC transporter family substrate-binding protein — MRIRRFAVAVVAAALTLTACSGGTDETPPSAGGTAEVGTTNDINPQPVENLRRGGNLRLALNELPPNFNSLHIDGNTGDTASLMRPTMPRAFRIGPDGSATVNTDYFTSVEMTSTDPQVVTYTINPKAVWSDGTPITWEDIAAQIHATSGKDKAFAIAATNGSDRVAKVERGVDDRQAVITFEKPWADWKGMFAGSTVLLPKSMTETPEAFNKGQLNGPGPSAGPFIISNIDRGAQRITLTRNPKWWGEPPLLDSITFLVLDDAARIPALQNGTIDATGLATLDEMQIARRTEGVAIRRAPGLSWYHFTFNGAPGTILEDPALRRAIAKGIDRKTIAEVVQRGLADNPSPLNNHIYVKGQEGYQDNSEVVAFDPEKAKQELDELGWRLNGQWREKDGRQLVVRDVLFDSLGTRQYGQIAQNNLAQIGVKLELDIRPAAGFFTDYITVGNFDIAQFAWSGDAFPLSSLTQIYRTGAESNFGQISSPEIDAKIEETVGELDPDRARELANELDTMLFEEVFSLPLTQSTGNIAVRANLGNFGAFGLADADYTKIGFLK; from the coding sequence ATGAGGATCCGACGCTTCGCTGTGGCGGTGGTCGCCGCCGCGCTCACCCTGACCGCCTGCTCCGGCGGCACCGACGAGACCCCGCCGTCAGCCGGAGGCACCGCCGAGGTCGGAACCACCAACGACATCAACCCGCAGCCGGTGGAGAACCTGCGCCGGGGCGGCAACCTGCGGCTGGCCCTCAACGAGCTGCCGCCGAACTTCAACTCGCTGCACATCGACGGCAACACCGGCGACACCGCGTCGCTCATGCGGCCGACGATGCCGCGCGCGTTCCGCATCGGCCCCGACGGGTCGGCCACGGTCAACACCGACTACTTCACCAGCGTGGAGATGACCTCCACCGACCCGCAGGTGGTCACCTACACCATCAACCCGAAGGCGGTGTGGAGCGACGGGACCCCCATCACCTGGGAGGACATCGCCGCGCAGATCCACGCCACCAGCGGTAAGGACAAGGCGTTCGCGATCGCGGCGACCAACGGCAGCGACCGGGTGGCCAAGGTCGAGCGCGGGGTCGACGACCGGCAGGCCGTCATCACGTTCGAGAAGCCGTGGGCGGACTGGAAGGGCATGTTCGCCGGCAGCACCGTGCTGCTGCCGAAGAGCATGACGGAGACGCCGGAGGCGTTCAACAAGGGTCAGCTCAACGGGCCCGGACCGTCGGCGGGGCCGTTCATCATCTCCAACATCGACCGGGGCGCACAGCGAATCACGTTGACCCGCAACCCGAAGTGGTGGGGTGAGCCGCCGCTGCTGGACAGCATCACGTTCCTGGTCCTCGACGACGCGGCGCGTATCCCGGCGCTGCAGAACGGCACCATCGACGCCACCGGGCTGGCGACGCTGGACGAGATGCAGATCGCCCGCCGCACCGAGGGTGTGGCGATCCGGCGGGCGCCGGGACTGTCCTGGTACCACTTCACGTTCAACGGTGCGCCCGGCACGATCCTGGAGGATCCCGCGCTGCGCCGCGCGATCGCCAAGGGCATCGACCGCAAGACCATCGCCGAGGTGGTGCAGCGCGGGCTGGCCGACAACCCGTCCCCGCTGAACAACCACATCTACGTCAAGGGCCAGGAGGGCTACCAGGACAACAGCGAGGTGGTCGCGTTCGACCCGGAGAAGGCCAAACAGGAGCTCGACGAGCTGGGCTGGCGGCTCAACGGTCAGTGGCGCGAGAAGGACGGCCGCCAGCTGGTGGTCCGCGACGTGCTGTTCGACTCGCTGGGCACCCGGCAGTACGGGCAGATCGCGCAGAACAACCTCGCCCAGATCGGGGTGAAGCTCGAGCTCGACATCCGGCCCGCGGCGGGCTTCTTCACCGACTACATCACCGTCGGCAACTTCGACATCGCCCAGTTCGCTTGGAGCGGTGACGCTTTCCCGCTGTCGAGCCTGACGCAGATCTACCGGACCGGCGCGGAGAGCAACTTCGGCCAGATCAGCAGCCCCGAGATCGACGCCAAGATCGAGGAGACGGTCGGCGAGCTGGATCCCGACCGGGCCCGCGAACTGGCCAACGAGCTGGACACGATGCTGTTCGAGGAGGTGTTCAGCCTGCCGCTGACCCAGTCGACGGGCAACATCGCGGTGCGGGCCAATCTCGGCAACTTCGGTGCGTTCGGGCTGGCCGACGCGGACTACACGAAGATCGGCTTCCTCAAGTAG
- a CDS encoding AAA family ATPase, whose protein sequence is MRLHRLVLTNYRGITHREIEFPDHGVVVVSGANEIGKSSMIEALDLLLEAKDRSSKKEVKQVKPTHADVGAEVTAEISTGPYRFVYRKRFHKRCETELTILAPRREQLTGDDAHDRVRAMLDETVDTCLWQAQRVLQASSTDSVDLSGCDALSRALDVAAGEAVELSGAEPLLIDRVEGEYQRYFTKTGRPTGEWAAATNRLKQAEEQVAAAAAAVAEVDDAVRRHAELTEELGRLDAERTEAGAALTAARAAAEAVEAIRRQLTQAELVADAARAKHDGVRKAVEERQRLRTDIDTRAAAITGLEAAVAAAAEEQQTGAAVAEEAETAAENARKALEDSQSRVEAARRSVQQLADREEADRIAGRLAKIDTVTRRLEEVRAELAQITVTAAGMRAIEAAKAAVDLAAAQVQLVSARVDLIAKADVHVRVGGQTITLAAGQDWSTTVSADTDIEVAELLTARLVPGSPASETQAKLDAAQADLAAALQAAGVTDVEEARARDQRRQDLVAERDRLQATADALTGDESVEALRARLAELTANTTVVADLFEADGQKAREEFDAATAAQKQAFADCEKWRKAAEAARKQLGERTNRVTALTAQLAGAQGELAQARGRLEALRASVSDDDLTTQAAAHAEEVQRAAAVVAELTEELAKTAPDAVAAALREAQQRAETLATRHAEMTDALRDIEARLKVYGTEGRKGRLDEAETEREHALDEYARVQRRARAADLLRSVITRHREATRLRYVEPFRREVERLGRIVFGESFEVEVDSALRICSRTLGGRTVPYDSLSGGAKEQLGIVARLASAALVAKEDSVPVVIDDALGFTDPDRLVKMGSVFNAVGGDGQVIVLTCSPQRYAAVQDSHHIELAS, encoded by the coding sequence ATGAGACTGCATCGGCTGGTCCTGACCAACTACCGCGGAATCACCCACCGCGAGATCGAGTTTCCCGACCACGGCGTCGTCGTGGTCAGCGGCGCCAACGAGATCGGCAAGTCCTCGATGATCGAGGCGCTCGACCTGCTGCTGGAGGCCAAGGACCGGTCCTCCAAGAAGGAGGTCAAGCAGGTCAAGCCCACCCACGCCGACGTCGGCGCGGAGGTGACCGCCGAGATCTCCACCGGCCCCTACCGGTTCGTGTACCGCAAGCGGTTCCACAAGCGCTGCGAGACCGAGCTGACGATCCTGGCGCCGCGCCGTGAGCAGCTCACCGGAGACGACGCGCACGACCGCGTCCGCGCCATGCTCGACGAGACCGTCGACACCTGCCTGTGGCAGGCCCAGCGGGTACTGCAGGCCTCGTCGACCGACTCGGTCGACCTGTCCGGCTGCGACGCGCTGTCCCGCGCGCTCGACGTCGCCGCCGGCGAGGCGGTGGAGCTCTCCGGTGCCGAACCGCTGCTGATCGACCGGGTCGAGGGCGAGTACCAGCGTTACTTCACGAAAACCGGTAGGCCGACCGGGGAGTGGGCCGCGGCGACCAACCGGCTGAAGCAGGCCGAGGAGCAGGTGGCGGCCGCGGCGGCCGCGGTGGCCGAGGTCGACGACGCGGTGCGCAGGCACGCGGAGCTGACCGAGGAGCTCGGCCGGCTCGACGCCGAGCGGACCGAGGCCGGCGCGGCGCTGACCGCCGCGCGCGCCGCCGCCGAGGCGGTCGAGGCGATCCGCCGCCAGCTCACCCAGGCCGAACTGGTCGCCGACGCGGCCAGGGCCAAGCACGACGGGGTGCGCAAAGCGGTCGAGGAACGCCAGCGGCTGCGCACCGACATCGACACCCGTGCCGCCGCGATCACCGGGCTGGAAGCCGCCGTCGCCGCGGCCGCCGAGGAGCAGCAGACCGGTGCCGCGGTTGCGGAGGAGGCCGAGACCGCGGCGGAGAACGCGCGGAAAGCGTTGGAGGACAGCCAGTCCCGGGTGGAGGCCGCGCGCCGGTCGGTGCAGCAGCTGGCCGACCGGGAGGAGGCGGACCGGATCGCCGGGCGGCTGGCCAAGATCGACACCGTCACACGCCGGTTGGAGGAGGTGCGCGCCGAGCTCGCGCAGATCACGGTGACCGCCGCGGGGATGCGCGCGATCGAGGCCGCCAAGGCGGCGGTGGACCTCGCCGCGGCCCAGGTGCAGCTGGTGTCGGCGCGGGTGGACCTGATCGCCAAGGCCGACGTGCACGTGCGGGTCGGCGGTCAGACCATCACGCTCGCGGCAGGCCAGGACTGGTCCACCACCGTCAGCGCCGACACCGACATCGAGGTCGCCGAGCTGCTGACCGCACGCCTGGTGCCGGGTTCACCCGCCTCCGAGACGCAGGCGAAACTGGATGCCGCACAAGCGGATCTGGCGGCTGCGCTGCAGGCCGCCGGGGTCACCGACGTCGAGGAGGCACGCGCCCGGGACCAGCGGCGCCAGGACCTTGTGGCCGAGCGCGACCGGCTGCAGGCCACCGCCGACGCGTTGACCGGTGACGAGTCCGTCGAGGCACTGCGGGCGCGGCTGGCCGAGCTGACCGCGAACACCACGGTGGTCGCGGATCTGTTCGAGGCCGACGGCCAGAAGGCCCGCGAGGAGTTCGACGCCGCGACCGCCGCGCAGAAGCAGGCGTTCGCCGACTGCGAGAAGTGGCGCAAGGCCGCCGAGGCCGCGCGGAAACAGTTGGGGGAGCGCACCAACCGGGTCACCGCGCTGACCGCTCAGCTCGCCGGTGCGCAGGGTGAACTGGCGCAGGCGCGGGGCCGGCTGGAGGCGTTGCGGGCCTCGGTCAGCGACGACGACCTGACTACTCAGGCCGCCGCGCACGCCGAGGAGGTGCAGCGCGCCGCGGCGGTGGTGGCGGAGCTGACCGAGGAACTGGCCAAGACCGCGCCGGACGCGGTGGCCGCCGCGCTGCGGGAGGCGCAGCAGCGGGCGGAGACGCTGGCGACCCGGCACGCCGAGATGACCGACGCGCTGCGCGACATCGAGGCCCGGCTCAAGGTGTACGGCACCGAGGGCCGCAAGGGCCGGCTCGATGAGGCCGAGACCGAGCGGGAGCACGCGCTGGACGAGTACGCCCGGGTGCAGCGCCGCGCCCGGGCCGCCGACCTGCTGCGGTCGGTGATCACCCGGCACCGTGAGGCCACCCGGCTGCGCTACGTCGAACCGTTCCGCCGCGAGGTAGAGCGGTTGGGGCGCATCGTGTTCGGCGAGAGTTTCGAGGTCGAGGTGGACAGTGCGCTGCGGATCTGCAGCCGCACCCTCGGCGGCCGGACGGTGCCGTACGACTCGCTGTCGGGCGGCGCCAAGGAGCAGCTCGGCATCGTCGCCCGGCTGGCCAGCGCGGCGCTGGTCGCCAAGGAGGACAGCGTGCCGGTGGTCATCGACGACGCGCTCGGGTTCACCGACCCGGACCGGTTGGTCAAGATGGGGTCGGTGTTCAACGCGGTCGGCGGCGACGGACAGGTGATCGTGCTGACCTGCAGCCCGCAGCGCTACGCCGCGGTGCAGGACTCCCACCACATCGAGCTGGCAAGCTGA
- a CDS encoding DUF309 domain-containing protein: MPRNTRPRDALGRPLPYGSEGVERIPDDLDLPPAETLGYAQRLFGEGRAFHAHEVFEAAWKNGPDDQRNLWQGLAQLAVGVTHIQRGNPVGARSLLTRAAERLRGEPPRYGVDIAGLCRFADALVADLAAGAEIPPDRLCPRLTAT, encoded by the coding sequence ATGCCCCGCAACACCCGGCCGCGCGACGCGCTGGGCCGGCCGCTGCCGTACGGCAGCGAGGGCGTCGAGCGTATCCCCGACGACCTCGACCTGCCGCCGGCCGAAACCCTCGGCTACGCCCAGCGGCTGTTCGGCGAGGGCCGGGCGTTTCACGCCCACGAGGTGTTCGAGGCGGCGTGGAAGAACGGCCCGGATGACCAGCGCAACCTGTGGCAGGGGTTGGCCCAACTGGCGGTCGGCGTCACCCACATCCAGCGCGGCAACCCCGTCGGGGCGCGCAGCCTGCTGACCCGCGCGGCCGAGCGGCTGCGCGGTGAGCCGCCCCGCTACGGCGTCGACATCGCCGGCCTGTGCCGGTTCGCCGACGCGCTGGTCGCCGACCTGGCCGCGGGCGCCGAGATCCCGCCGGACCGGCTGTGCCCGCGCCTCACCGCTACTTGA
- a CDS encoding response regulator transcription factor translates to MRRADGKPIHVLVVDDEPVLAELVSMALRYEGWDITTAGDGATAIVAARENPPDVVVLDVMLPDMSGLDVLRRLREQIPGLPLLLLTAKDSVEDRIAGLTAGGDDYVTKPFSIEEVVLRLRALLRRTGVAGEEGGSKIVVGDLVLDEDSHEVTRGGDPITLTATEFELLRFMMRNARRVLSKAQILDRVWSYDFGGRSNIVELYISYLRKKIDSGREPMIHTLRGAGYVLKPAR, encoded by the coding sequence ATGCGCCGCGCCGACGGTAAGCCGATCCACGTGCTGGTCGTCGACGACGAACCGGTGCTGGCCGAGCTGGTCTCGATGGCACTGCGCTACGAGGGCTGGGACATCACCACCGCCGGTGACGGCGCCACCGCGATCGTCGCGGCCAGGGAGAACCCGCCCGACGTGGTCGTGCTGGACGTCATGCTGCCCGACATGAGCGGTCTGGACGTGCTGCGCAGGCTGCGTGAACAGATCCCCGGGCTGCCGTTGCTGCTGCTCACCGCGAAGGACTCCGTCGAGGACCGCATCGCCGGGCTGACCGCAGGCGGCGACGACTACGTCACCAAACCGTTCAGCATCGAGGAGGTCGTGCTGCGGCTGCGGGCGCTGCTGCGGCGCACCGGCGTGGCCGGCGAGGAGGGCGGGTCCAAGATCGTCGTCGGTGATCTGGTCCTCGACGAGGACAGCCACGAGGTGACCCGCGGCGGTGACCCGATCACGTTGACGGCGACCGAGTTCGAGCTGCTGCGCTTCATGATGCGCAACGCCAGACGGGTGCTGTCCAAGGCGCAGATCCTCGACCGCGTGTGGAGTTACGACTTCGGCGGCCGCTCCAACATCGTCGAGCTGTACATCTCCTACCTCCGCAAGAAGATCGACAGCGGACGTGAGCCGATGATCCACACCCTGCGCGGCGCCGGATATGTCCTCAAACCCGCCCGCTGA
- a CDS encoding sensor histidine kinase — protein MSSNPPAEGSATRIRSPRTWSLRARLLATQILLLAMVCAAVGVGTELALQRFLVDQLDDRLAETARRSAGLFDLGPPPMMPPGFGHMPPRRVIIRDDHGPGPMFLNAPGQAARTVGAVVLRNGAVDAAVITANGDRTEISAAARDQLAGVPPSRTPVTLDLDGLGRYRVLALPSRRTAGEVIVTGLPTSDVDDTLLTAAVIFCVVGATALIAGTAAGIVIIRRQLAPLTRVSDAARQVADLELDRGEVRLPTPIVEVDPAAAHTEVGRLGSALNRMLDRISSALSARHASETRIRQFVADASHELRTPLAAIRGYTELAQRRHDELPGDVAHAMSRVESEAGRMTRLVEDMLLLARLDTGRPLEREPVDLSRLVLDTVSDAHIAGPEHQWAMDLPDEPVMVTGDEARLHQVLANLLANARIHTPAGTTVTTSLTETADGAVVLTVADDGPGIPAALQPEVFERFARGDSSRSRREGSTGLGLAIVAAVVRAHGGTIELHSVPGDTRFVVRLPR, from the coding sequence ATGTCCTCAAACCCGCCCGCTGAGGGGTCGGCGACGCGGATCCGTTCCCCGCGGACGTGGTCACTGCGCGCCCGGCTGCTGGCCACCCAGATTCTGCTGCTGGCGATGGTGTGTGCCGCGGTCGGGGTGGGGACAGAGCTTGCACTGCAACGCTTTCTGGTCGACCAGCTCGACGACCGGCTGGCCGAGACAGCGAGGCGGTCGGCCGGGCTGTTCGATCTGGGGCCGCCGCCGATGATGCCGCCGGGTTTCGGGCACATGCCGCCGCGGCGTGTCATCATCCGCGACGACCACGGTCCGGGTCCGATGTTTCTCAACGCACCGGGGCAGGCCGCGCGCACCGTCGGCGCGGTCGTGTTGCGCAACGGGGCGGTCGACGCCGCGGTCATCACCGCCAATGGGGACCGCACCGAGATCAGCGCGGCGGCAAGGGATCAGCTGGCGGGCGTACCACCCAGCCGGACCCCGGTGACGCTGGACCTCGACGGGCTCGGCCGCTACCGGGTGCTGGCGCTGCCGTCGCGGCGCACGGCAGGAGAGGTGATCGTGACCGGGCTGCCCACCTCCGACGTCGATGACACCCTGCTGACCGCCGCGGTGATCTTCTGTGTGGTGGGTGCGACGGCGCTGATCGCGGGCACGGCGGCCGGGATTGTGATCATCCGGCGCCAACTCGCCCCGTTGACAAGGGTTTCCGACGCCGCGCGGCAGGTCGCCGACCTCGAGCTGGACCGCGGCGAGGTGCGGTTGCCGACGCCGATCGTCGAGGTCGACCCGGCGGCCGCGCACACCGAGGTGGGCCGGCTGGGGTCGGCGCTGAACCGGATGCTGGACCGGATCTCCTCGGCGCTGTCGGCGCGCCACGCCAGCGAGACCAGGATCCGCCAGTTCGTCGCCGACGCCAGCCACGAGCTGCGCACCCCGCTGGCCGCCATTCGCGGCTACACCGAGCTGGCGCAGCGCCGACACGACGAGCTGCCCGGGGACGTCGCGCACGCGATGAGCCGCGTCGAGTCCGAGGCAGGGCGGATGACCCGGCTGGTCGAGGACATGCTGCTGCTGGCCCGCCTGGACACCGGCCGCCCGCTGGAGCGTGAACCGGTCGACCTGTCGCGGTTGGTCCTCGACACCGTCAGCGACGCCCACATCGCCGGGCCGGAGCACCAGTGGGCGATGGACCTGCCCGACGAACCGGTGATGGTCACCGGCGACGAGGCCCGGCTGCACCAGGTGCTGGCGAACCTGTTGGCCAACGCGCGGATTCACACACCGGCAGGCACCACGGTGACGACGTCGCTGACCGAGACCGCCGACGGTGCGGTGGTGCTGACGGTGGCCGACGACGGGCCCGGCATCCCGGCGGCGCTGCAGCCCGAGGTCTTCGAGAGGTTCGCCCGCGGCGACTCGTCACGCTCGCGCCGCGAGGGCAGCACCGGTCTCGGGCTGGCGATCGTCGCCGCGGTGGTGCGCGCCCACGGCGGCACCATCGAACTCCACAGCGTTCCCGGTGACACCCGGTTCGTCGTGCGACTGCCGCGCTAG
- a CDS encoding ABC transporter ATP-binding protein — MTLLQVRDLTVGFPTDAATVNAVRGMNFDVNKGEVVALVGESGAGKSATAMAVVGLLPEYAEVSGSIRLHDTELVGLSDQQMSTIRGKSIGMVFQDPMSALTPVYTVGDQIAEALRIHQRDIGKQAARRRAVELLELVGINQPERRARSFPHELSGGERQRVVIAIAIANDPDLLICDEPTTALDVTVQAQILEVLRTARDVTGAGVLIITHDLGVVAEFADRALVMYAGRAVEVAPVDQLYRDRRMPYTVGLLGSVPRLDAAQGTRLVPIPGAPPSMAALPPGCPFAPRCPLAVDECRSAEPDLLPMGPGHSAACIRTDQVVGRSAADIYGVSTAAPDAAPDPDAPVVLRVRDLVKTYKLTKGVVFRRQVGEVRAVDGISFDLQQGRTLGIVGESGSGKSTTLHQILALTAPQSGSIEVLGTDVATLDRQARRALRGDLQVVFQDPVASLDPRLPVFEVLAEPLQANGFDKGRRDDRVAELLELVGLRREDASRYPAEFSGGQKQRIGIARALALQPKILALDEPVSALDVSIQAGIINLLLDLQQRFGLSYLFVSHDLSVVRHLAHRVVVMHKGTVVEQGDADQVFGDPQHDYTRRLLAAVPQPEVQRS, encoded by the coding sequence ATGACCCTGCTGCAGGTGCGTGACCTCACCGTCGGGTTCCCGACGGACGCCGCGACGGTGAACGCGGTGCGCGGCATGAACTTCGACGTCAACAAGGGTGAGGTCGTCGCACTGGTCGGCGAGTCGGGGGCGGGCAAGTCGGCCACCGCGATGGCCGTCGTCGGCCTGCTGCCCGAGTACGCCGAGGTGTCCGGGTCGATCCGGCTGCACGACACCGAACTCGTCGGGCTGTCCGACCAGCAGATGTCGACGATCCGCGGCAAGTCGATCGGCATGGTGTTCCAGGACCCGATGTCGGCGCTCACCCCGGTGTACACCGTCGGCGACCAGATCGCCGAGGCCCTCCGGATCCACCAGCGCGACATCGGTAAGCAGGCGGCGCGCAGGCGCGCGGTCGAACTGCTCGAACTGGTCGGCATCAACCAGCCGGAGCGCCGCGCCCGGTCCTTCCCGCACGAGCTGTCCGGCGGGGAACGCCAGCGGGTGGTCATCGCGATCGCGATCGCCAACGACCCCGACCTGCTGATCTGCGACGAGCCCACCACCGCGCTGGACGTCACCGTGCAGGCCCAGATCCTGGAGGTGCTCAGGACCGCCCGCGACGTGACCGGTGCGGGCGTGCTGATCATCACCCACGACCTCGGCGTGGTGGCCGAGTTCGCCGACCGCGCGCTGGTGATGTACGCCGGACGCGCCGTCGAGGTGGCGCCGGTGGACCAGCTCTACCGGGACCGGCGCATGCCCTACACCGTCGGGCTGCTGGGCTCGGTGCCCCGCCTCGACGCCGCCCAGGGCACCCGGCTGGTGCCCATCCCCGGCGCCCCGCCGTCGATGGCCGCGCTGCCACCCGGCTGCCCGTTCGCGCCGCGCTGCCCGCTGGCCGTCGACGAATGCCGCTCCGCCGAACCCGACCTGCTGCCGATGGGTCCCGGGCACAGCGCGGCCTGCATCCGCACCGACCAGGTCGTCGGCCGCAGCGCCGCCGACATCTACGGCGTGTCCACCGCCGCACCGGACGCCGCCCCGGACCCCGACGCGCCGGTGGTGCTGCGGGTGCGGGATCTGGTCAAGACGTACAAGCTGACCAAGGGTGTGGTGTTCCGCCGCCAGGTCGGCGAGGTCCGCGCGGTCGACGGCATCAGCTTCGACCTGCAGCAGGGCCGCACGCTGGGCATCGTCGGCGAGTCCGGGTCCGGCAAGTCCACCACCCTGCACCAGATCCTGGCGCTGACCGCACCGCAGTCGGGCTCCATCGAGGTGCTCGGCACCGACGTGGCCACCCTGGACAGGCAGGCCCGTCGTGCGCTGCGCGGCGACCTGCAGGTGGTGTTCCAGGATCCGGTGGCCTCGCTGGATCCGCGGCTGCCGGTGTTCGAGGTGCTCGCGGAACCGCTGCAGGCCAACGGATTCGACAAGGGCCGCCGCGACGACCGGGTCGCCGAGCTGCTGGAACTGGTCGGGTTGCGGCGCGAGGACGCCAGCCGCTACCCCGCCGAGTTCTCCGGCGGGCAGAAACAGCGGATCGGCATCGCGCGGGCGCTGGCGCTGCAGCCGAAGATCCTGGCGCTCGACGAGCCGGTGTCGGCGCTGGACGTGTCCATCCAGGCCGGCATCATCAACCTGCTGCTGGACCTGCAGCAGCGGTTCGGGCTGTCGTATCTGTTCGTCTCCCACGACCTGTCGGTGGTGCGGCACCTGGCACACCGGGTGGTGGTCATGCACAAGGGCACGGTGGTCGAACAGGGCGACGCCGACCAGGTGTTCGGCGACCCGCAACACGACTACACCCGCCGCCTGCTCGCTGCGGTCCCGCAGCCCGAGGTACAACGCAGCTAA
- a CDS encoding ABC transporter permease, producing MTAEPVMGETATSAQAGVDVAGFASRRTLVLRRFLRNRPAVASLAILVLLFIGCYALPPLLPYSYSDLDYFALQQPPSPQHWFGTNALGQDLLAQTLRGMQKSMLIGVCVAFISTIIAATVGTIAGYFTDWRDPVLMWLVDLMLVVPSFLLISIVVQRTKGDIIWMIVLLSLFSWMISSRIVRGMTMSLRDREFVAAARYMGVRDSRIIIRHILPNVASIIIIDTALNVGVAVLAETGLSFLGFGIQPPDVSLGTLIADGTKSATTFPWLFLFPAGVLVLIILCANLVGDGLRDALDPSARPLRRRRR from the coding sequence ATGACCGCCGAACCCGTGATGGGCGAGACCGCCACCAGCGCCCAGGCCGGCGTCGACGTCGCCGGTTTCGCGTCCCGGCGCACCCTGGTGCTGCGCCGGTTCCTGCGCAACAGACCCGCGGTGGCGTCGCTGGCCATCCTGGTGCTGCTGTTCATCGGCTGCTACGCACTGCCGCCGCTGCTGCCCTACAGCTACAGCGATCTGGACTACTTCGCGCTGCAGCAGCCGCCCAGCCCGCAGCACTGGTTCGGCACCAACGCGCTCGGCCAGGACCTGCTCGCCCAGACCCTGCGCGGTATGCAGAAGTCGATGCTGATCGGCGTCTGCGTGGCGTTCATCTCGACGATCATCGCCGCCACCGTCGGCACCATCGCCGGCTACTTCACCGACTGGCGCGACCCGGTGCTGATGTGGCTCGTCGACCTCATGCTGGTGGTGCCGAGCTTCCTGCTCATCTCGATCGTGGTGCAGCGCACCAAGGGCGACATCATCTGGATGATCGTGCTGCTGTCGCTGTTCAGCTGGATGATCAGCTCCCGGATCGTGCGCGGTATGACGATGAGCCTGCGTGACCGCGAATTCGTCGCCGCCGCACGGTATATGGGCGTGCGCGACTCGCGCATCATCATCCGCCACATCCTGCCCAACGTCGCGTCGATCATCATCATCGACACCGCACTCAACGTCGGCGTCGCGGTGCTGGCCGAAACCGGGCTGAGCTTCCTGGGATTCGGCATCCAGCCGCCCGACGTGTCGCTGGGCACGCTCATCGCCGACGGCACCAAGTCGGCGACGACGTTCCCGTGGCTGTTCCTGTTCCCGGCCGGGGTGCTGGTGCTGATCATCCTGTGCGCCAACCTCGTCGGCGACGGGCTGCGCGACGCGCTGGACCCCAGCGCCCGTCCGCTGCGGAGGCGCAGGCGATGA